In the genome of Vanacampus margaritifer isolate UIUO_Vmar chromosome 1, RoL_Vmar_1.0, whole genome shotgun sequence, one region contains:
- the g2e3 gene encoding G2/M phase-specific E3 ubiquitin-protein ligase isoform X2 — protein MKKKVRRSPEVLPGSKMVVQPCVLCRSCEDDPALFGDKISLQEDRISVHYFCLLTSCGVYQRGKDSDGVLGFLVDDIKQEIRRSARLTCWACKKKGACVGCNVKSCRKTVHFPCGRNKGFVSQFTENFPSYCPDHRPSQSACASSNLSRPQSCSVCLDAIDGDLSYGVLKCPSCHASWFHRDCVQRQAHSAGLFFFRCTLCNNKDEYQQEMLRMGICIPESSQQHDDRQANPKQDNTSPCRPSTSAAVVVVQRCIMGVGGRRLQRAAGGVQALRRPRLRLQQRTRALRQDRVVCGGPMPAVRIQRDAQEVLGTRGGRRRLGLSRMCHVHGQKSLPGCVSSGDPEEEESGVQASSPRGALARRLQKAVVGVSRGASRPRCPATLPRCAAALNC, from the exons ATGAAGAAGAAAGTCAGGCGCTCGCCGGAAGTGCTCCCCGGCAGCAAAATGGTGGTCCAGC CTTGCGTTCTGTGCCGAAGCTGTGAGGACGACCCCGCCTTGTTTGGAGACAAAATCAGCCTGCAAGAGGACAGAATCTCTGTGCATTACTTCTGCTTG CTGACGTCGTGCGGCGTTTACCAGCGAGGCAAAGACAGCGACGGCGTGTTGGGCTTCCTGGTGGACGACATCAAGCAGGAGATTCGCCGCTCGGCGCGATTG acGTGCTGGGCGTGTAAGAAGAAGGGCGCGTGCGTGGGCTGCAACGTGAAAAGTTGCCGAAAGACGGTTCACTTCCCGTGCGGACGCAACAAGGGCTTCGTTTCGCAGTTTACCGAAAACTTCCC gtCGTACTGTCCCGACCACCGCCCCTCTCAGTCGGCGTGCGCGAGCTCCAACCTGAGCCGGCCTCAGTCCTGCTCCGTGTGCTTGGACGCCATCGACGGCGACCTGTCCTACGGCGTCCTCAAGTGTCCGTCTTGTCACGCCAGCTGGTTCCACAGAGACTGCGTGCAG CGGCAAGCGCACAGCGCCGGCCTCTTCTTCTTCAGATGCACTTTGTGTAACAACAAGGACGAGTACCAGCAGGAGATGCTGCGCATGGGAATCTGCATCCCGGAGAG CAGTCAGCAACACGACGACAGACAAGCTAACCCGAAACAAGACAACACGAGCCCGTGCAGGCCATCCACGTCGGcggctgttgttgttgtgcagAGATGCATCATGGGAGTTGGAGGCCGACGCCTACAGCGAGCTGCTGGAGGTGTACAAGCGCTGCGACGCCCACGCCTGCGTCTGCAACAACGGACGCGCGCACTCCGCCAGGACCGG GTGGTTTGCGGTGGTCCGATGCCTGCTGTGCGGATCCAGAGGGACGCACAGGAAGTGCTCGGGACTCGAGGTGGACGCCGCCGACTGGGCCTGTCCCGAATGTGCCACGTACACGGACAGAAAAG CCTCCCGGGTTGCGTCTCCTCAGGTGACCCCGAGGAGGAGGAGTCTGGTGTCCAAGCGTCGTCTCCCCGCGGCGCCCTCGCCCGTCGGCTGCAAAAAGCCGTCGTTGGCGTCTCCCGAGGAGCTTCCCGGCCACGTTGCCCGGCCACGTTGCCACGTTGCGCAGCCGCGCTGAATTGTTAA
- the g2e3 gene encoding G2/M phase-specific E3 ubiquitin-protein ligase isoform X1, producing the protein MKKKVRRSPEVLPGSKMVVQPCVLCRSCEDDPALFGDKISLQEDRISVHYFCLLTSCGVYQRGKDSDGVLGFLVDDIKQEIRRSARLTCWACKKKGACVGCNVKSCRKTVHFPCGRNKGFVSQFTENFPSYCPDHRPSQSACASSNLSRPQSCSVCLDAIDGDLSYGVLKCPSCHASWFHRDCVQRQAHSAGLFFFRCTLCNNKDEYQQEMLRMGICIPESSSQQHDDRQANPKQDNTSPCRPSTSAAVVVVQRCIMGVGGRRLQRAAGGVQALRRPRLRLQQRTRALRQDRVVCGGPMPAVRIQRDAQEVLGTRGGRRRLGLSRMCHVHGQKSLPGCVSSGDPEEEESGVQASSPRGALARRLQKAVVGVSRGASRPRCPATLPRCAAALNC; encoded by the exons ATGAAGAAGAAAGTCAGGCGCTCGCCGGAAGTGCTCCCCGGCAGCAAAATGGTGGTCCAGC CTTGCGTTCTGTGCCGAAGCTGTGAGGACGACCCCGCCTTGTTTGGAGACAAAATCAGCCTGCAAGAGGACAGAATCTCTGTGCATTACTTCTGCTTG CTGACGTCGTGCGGCGTTTACCAGCGAGGCAAAGACAGCGACGGCGTGTTGGGCTTCCTGGTGGACGACATCAAGCAGGAGATTCGCCGCTCGGCGCGATTG acGTGCTGGGCGTGTAAGAAGAAGGGCGCGTGCGTGGGCTGCAACGTGAAAAGTTGCCGAAAGACGGTTCACTTCCCGTGCGGACGCAACAAGGGCTTCGTTTCGCAGTTTACCGAAAACTTCCC gtCGTACTGTCCCGACCACCGCCCCTCTCAGTCGGCGTGCGCGAGCTCCAACCTGAGCCGGCCTCAGTCCTGCTCCGTGTGCTTGGACGCCATCGACGGCGACCTGTCCTACGGCGTCCTCAAGTGTCCGTCTTGTCACGCCAGCTGGTTCCACAGAGACTGCGTGCAG CGGCAAGCGCACAGCGCCGGCCTCTTCTTCTTCAGATGCACTTTGTGTAACAACAAGGACGAGTACCAGCAGGAGATGCTGCGCATGGGAATCTGCATCCCGGAGAG CAGCAGTCAGCAACACGACGACAGACAAGCTAACCCGAAACAAGACAACACGAGCCCGTGCAGGCCATCCACGTCGGcggctgttgttgttgtgcagAGATGCATCATGGGAGTTGGAGGCCGACGCCTACAGCGAGCTGCTGGAGGTGTACAAGCGCTGCGACGCCCACGCCTGCGTCTGCAACAACGGACGCGCGCACTCCGCCAGGACCGG GTGGTTTGCGGTGGTCCGATGCCTGCTGTGCGGATCCAGAGGGACGCACAGGAAGTGCTCGGGACTCGAGGTGGACGCCGCCGACTGGGCCTGTCCCGAATGTGCCACGTACACGGACAGAAAAG CCTCCCGGGTTGCGTCTCCTCAGGTGACCCCGAGGAGGAGGAGTCTGGTGTCCAAGCGTCGTCTCCCCGCGGCGCCCTCGCCCGTCGGCTGCAAAAAGCCGTCGTTGGCGTCTCCCGAGGAGCTTCCCGGCCACGTTGCCCGGCCACGTTGCCACGTTGCGCAGCCGCGCTGAATTGTTAA
- the g2e3 gene encoding G2/M phase-specific E3 ubiquitin-protein ligase isoform X3 → MKKKVRRSPEVLPGSKMVVQPCVLCRSCEDDPALFGDKISLQEDRISVHYFCLLTSCGVYQRGKDSDGVLGFLVDDIKQEIRRSARLTCWACKKKGACVGCNVKSCRKTVHFPCGRNKGFVSQFTENFPSYCPDHRPSQSACASSNLSRPQSCSVCLDAIDGDLSYGVLKCPSCHASWFHRDCVQRQAHSAGLFFFRCTLCNNKDEYQQEMLRMGICIPERDASWELEADAYSELLEVYKRCDAHACVCNNGRAHSARTGWFAVVRCLLCGSRGTHRKCSGLEVDAADWACPECATYTDRKASRVASPQVTPRRRSLVSKRRLPAAPSPVGCKKPSLASPEELPGHVARPRCHVAQPR, encoded by the exons ATGAAGAAGAAAGTCAGGCGCTCGCCGGAAGTGCTCCCCGGCAGCAAAATGGTGGTCCAGC CTTGCGTTCTGTGCCGAAGCTGTGAGGACGACCCCGCCTTGTTTGGAGACAAAATCAGCCTGCAAGAGGACAGAATCTCTGTGCATTACTTCTGCTTG CTGACGTCGTGCGGCGTTTACCAGCGAGGCAAAGACAGCGACGGCGTGTTGGGCTTCCTGGTGGACGACATCAAGCAGGAGATTCGCCGCTCGGCGCGATTG acGTGCTGGGCGTGTAAGAAGAAGGGCGCGTGCGTGGGCTGCAACGTGAAAAGTTGCCGAAAGACGGTTCACTTCCCGTGCGGACGCAACAAGGGCTTCGTTTCGCAGTTTACCGAAAACTTCCC gtCGTACTGTCCCGACCACCGCCCCTCTCAGTCGGCGTGCGCGAGCTCCAACCTGAGCCGGCCTCAGTCCTGCTCCGTGTGCTTGGACGCCATCGACGGCGACCTGTCCTACGGCGTCCTCAAGTGTCCGTCTTGTCACGCCAGCTGGTTCCACAGAGACTGCGTGCAG CGGCAAGCGCACAGCGCCGGCCTCTTCTTCTTCAGATGCACTTTGTGTAACAACAAGGACGAGTACCAGCAGGAGATGCTGCGCATGGGAATCTGCATCCCGGAGAG AGATGCATCATGGGAGTTGGAGGCCGACGCCTACAGCGAGCTGCTGGAGGTGTACAAGCGCTGCGACGCCCACGCCTGCGTCTGCAACAACGGACGCGCGCACTCCGCCAGGACCGG GTGGTTTGCGGTGGTCCGATGCCTGCTGTGCGGATCCAGAGGGACGCACAGGAAGTGCTCGGGACTCGAGGTGGACGCCGCCGACTGGGCCTGTCCCGAATGTGCCACGTACACGGACAGAAAAG CCTCCCGGGTTGCGTCTCCTCAGGTGACCCCGAGGAGGAGGAGTCTGGTGTCCAAGCGTCGTCTCCCCGCGGCGCCCTCGCCCGTCGGCTGCAAAAAGCCGTCGTTGGCGTCTCCCGAGGAGCTTCCCGGCCACGTTGCCCGGCCACGTTGCCACGTTGCGCAGCCGCGCTGA
- the ehd4 gene encoding EH domain-containing protein 4, whose protein sequence is MKKDETSMNYLEDDVMYMNNCEDDDMDTGGGGDLLLFMSPPAGKRVRWWPKRSYRGGTVRVRKRAGARVHRWPSQSDSDELFSAPKPKPKPKPKPPSRSSKKRRELFARRVCASAFFRSTCCVVAALVVVLVMFSWVKQEQGGRNKEGEMYQTVTEGLQSLYSKKLLPLEETYLFHDFHSPALEPADFQSKPMVLLVGQYSTGKTTFIRYLLEQDFPGMRIGPEPTTDGFIAVMYGDSEGVVPGNALVVDPKKPFRKLNAFGNSFLNRFICSQMPNQVLQSISVIDTPGILSGEKQRISRGYDFAEVLRWFGERVDRIILLFDAHKLDISDEFSEAIRALKGQDDKIRVVLNKADQVDTQQLMRVYGALMWSLGKVINTPEVVRVYLGSFWAKPLQNTENRRLFEAESQDLFRDIQSLPRNAALRKLNDLIKRARLAKVHAYIISYLKKEMPSLFGREKKKEELIMRLPEIYAILQREHHISPGDFPNVTKMQDMLQHYDFSKFPSLKMKLIESVDKMLASKIAGLMAMIREEESKAPPAMVSGGAFEGSQDGPFGRGYGEGISAGADVEEWIVSRDKHRYDEIFYTLMPVNGKISGVNAKKEMMNSRLPNTVLGKIWKLADCDQDGSLDDQEFALAQHLIKVKLEGYELPSELPPHLVPPAHRKQPDAEAMYNHGED, encoded by the exons ATGAAGAAAGATGAGACGTCCATGAATTATTTGGAGGACGATGTGATGTACATGAATAATTGTGAGGACGATGACATGGACacgggagggggaggggacttGTTGCTTTTCATGAGCCCTCCCGCAGGTAAGCGCGTGCGCTGGTGGCCAAAGCGTTCGTACAGAGGCGGCACTGTTCGCGTGCGCAAGCGTGCGGGTGCGCGCGTGCACAGGTGGCCCAGTCAGTCCGACTCCGACGAGTTGTTCTCCGCGCCGAAGCCGAAGCCGAAGCCGAAGCCGAAGCCGCCATCGCGAAGCTCCAAGAAGAGGAGGGAACTTTTCGCCCGTCGCGTGTGCGCTTCTGCCTTTTTCCGGTCGACCTGCTGCGTCGTCGCCGCGCTCGTCGTCGTGCTGGTGATGTTCAGTTGGGTGAAGCAGGAGCAGGGCGGCCGCAACAAGGAGGGCGAGATGTACCAGACGGTGACCGAGGGGCTGCAGAGCCTCTACAGCAAGAAGCTGCTGCCGCTCGAAGAGACTTACCTCTTCCACGACTTCCACTCGCCCGCCCTGGAGCCGGCAGACTTCCAGAGCAAGCCCATGGTGCTGCTGGTGGGCCAGTACTCCACCGGGAAGACCACCTTCATCAG GTATCTTCTGGAGCAGGACTTCCCAGGCATGCGGATCGGACCCGAGCCCACCACGGACGGCTTCATCGCCGTGATGTACGGCGACAGCGAGGGCGTCGTCCCCGGCAACGCGCTGGTGGTGGACCCCAAGAAGCCCTTCAGGAAGCTCAACGCCTTCGGAAACTCTTTCCTCAACAG GTTCATCTGCTCTCAGATGCCCAATCAGGTTCTTCAAAGCATCAGCGTCATCGACACGCCGGGAATTCTGTCCGGAGAGAAGCAGCGCATCAGCAGAG GTTACGACTTTGCTGAGGTTCTGCGTTGGTTTGGCGAGCGAGTGGACAGGATCATCCTGCTGTTCGACGCGCACAAGCTGGACATCTCGGACGAGTTCTCCGAGGCCATCCGGGCCCTCAAAGGACAAGACGACAAGATCAGGGTGGTCCTCAATAAGGCCGACCAG GTGGACACGCAGCAGCTGATGCGCGTGTACGGCGCCCTCATGTGGTCGCTGGGCAAAGTCATCAACACTCCGGAGGTGGTGCGAGTTTATCTGGGTTCCTTTTGGGCCAAACCCCTGCAGAACACTGAGAACAG ACGTCTCTTTGAGGCGGAGTCTCAGGACCTCTTCCGCGACATCCAGAGCCTTCCGAGGAACGCGGCGCTGCGAAAACTCAACGACCTCATCAAGAGGGCCAGGCTGGCCAAG GTGCACGCGTACATCATCAGCTACCTGAAGAAGGAGATGCCGTCGCTGTTCGGGCgcgagaagaagaaggaggagctGATCATGAGGCTGCCGGAGATTTACGCCATCCTGCAGAGGGAGCACCACATCAGTCCTGGGGACTTCCCCAACGTCACCAAGATGCAG GACATGCTGCAGCACTACGACTTCAGCAAGTTCCCGTCGCTGAAGATGAAGCTGATCGAGTCGGTGGACAAGATGCTGGCGTCCAAGATCGCCGGGCTGATGGCCATGATCCGCGAGGAGGAGTCCAAGGCGCCGCCCGCCATGGTGTCGGGCGGCGCCTTCGAGGGCTCCCAGGACGGCCCCTTCGGCCGCGGCTACGGCGAGGGCATCAGCGCCGGCGCCGACGTCGAGGAGTGGATCGTGAGCCGGGACAAGCACCGCTACGACGAGATCTTCTACACGCTCATGCCCGTCAACGGCAAGATCAGCGGCGTCAACGCCAAGAAGGAGATGATGAACTCGCGGCTGCCCAACACCGTGCTGGGCAAAATCTGGAAGTTGGCCGACTGCGACCAGGACGGCAGCCTGGACGACCAAGAGTTTGCGCTGGCTCAGCACCTCATCAAGGTCAAACTGGAGGGTTACGAGCTGCCCTCCGAGCTGCCCCCGCACCTGGTGCCGCCCGCCCACCGCAAGCAGCCCGACGCCGAGGCCATGTACAACCACGGCGAGGACTAG